A genomic region of Bacillota bacterium contains the following coding sequences:
- a CDS encoding formate dehydrogenase — translation MLAALFREHDLVVATTREEAEREIGDAEVLVSTAFHPLTADLLQRAQRLRLIQVAGAGVDHVDLEAARARGVTVAAVAGANAVSVAEHVVLAALALLRGLVRSDRALHSGEWPLAEWMAGAHDLAGRTVGIVGMGRIGREVAARLLPFGVGLLYDDVRRLPPEEEAALGLAYADLDALLAASDLVTLHLPLTPQTRGLLDAGRIGRMKRGALLVNTARAELVDEAALAEALRDGRLAGAAVDVFHPEPPPADHPLRGLPNVLLTPHGAGVTVEAQERIAQAAVQNILRWLDGRPLADVVLEGGAR, via the coding sequence ATGCTGGCGGCCCTCTTCCGCGAGCACGATCTGGTCGTGGCGACGACGCGCGAGGAAGCCGAGCGCGAGATCGGCGACGCGGAAGTCCTCGTCTCCACCGCCTTCCATCCGCTCACCGCCGACCTGCTCCAGCGGGCGCAGCGGCTCCGCCTCATCCAGGTGGCCGGCGCCGGCGTGGACCACGTGGACCTGGAGGCCGCCCGGGCGCGCGGCGTGACCGTGGCGGCCGTGGCCGGCGCCAACGCGGTCAGCGTCGCCGAGCACGTCGTCCTGGCGGCGCTGGCGCTCCTGCGCGGTCTCGTCCGCAGCGACCGGGCGCTCCACTCGGGCGAGTGGCCGCTGGCCGAGTGGATGGCCGGTGCCCACGACCTGGCCGGCCGGACCGTCGGCATCGTGGGCATGGGCCGCATCGGCCGCGAGGTGGCGGCGCGGCTCCTCCCCTTCGGCGTCGGCCTCCTCTACGACGACGTGCGCCGGTTGCCGCCGGAGGAGGAGGCGGCGCTCGGCCTGGCCTACGCCGACCTGGACGCGCTCCTGGCCGCCAGCGACCTGGTGACGCTCCACCTGCCGCTCACGCCCCAGACGCGCGGCCTCCTGGACGCAGGGCGGATCGGGCGGATGAAGCGGGGCGCCTTGCTGGTCAATACAGCCCGGGCGGAGCTGGTGGACGAGGCCGCCCTGGCGGAGGCGCTGCGCGACGGCCGGCTGGCGGGGGCGGCGGTAGACGTCTTCCACCCCGAGCCGCCGCCTGCCGACCACCCGCTGCGCGGCCTGCCCAACGTGCTCCTCACCCCGCACGGCGCCGGCGTGACGGTGGAGGCGCAGGAGCGGATCGCCCAGGCGGCCGTCCAGAACATCCTCCGCTGGCTCGACGGGCGTCCGCTGGCCGACGTGGTGCTGGAGGGCGGGGCGCGATGA
- a CDS encoding benzoylformate decarboxylase, which produces MRVREAFHLWLRQRGVERLFGNPGSTEVPMLVGLPARLRFTLGLQEAAVVAISDGYAQATGRPALVELHAAPGLGNAVGALFTARKNRTPLVVAVGQQDSRHLHLEPLLAADMAELARGAVKGVLEPARPEDVAPAFERAWRLAGSPPAGPVLVVVPADFWDGPAEEGAAAAGEVEAPGPPPERALAALAARLREAGRPALVAGAGLERAAAAGLAVELAERLRAEVWSDPLGPRQAFPRGHPLYRGDLAPAAPRIAQALAGHDVVVVLGAPAFLLYPYQPGPLLPPGSELWLVTDDPEEASRAPAERVLLGGLHASLEALLARLSGGDGGGRPSEGGGAALAERARQRAEAARSRARMGVPFVLEAVRSWLEAEAGGGAGWLVVDEAVSASPLVRRWLALEPGGYWTAASGGLGWGVGAAVGAALARPGRRVVAVTGEGAFLYAPQALWTAAREGVALPVVVLDNGGYAILKSYAAAAYPGREAETPGLELGGLDPVRLAEGLGGVGVRVEAPGELAPALAEAARAEGPFVVHVAVDRAVPRLFD; this is translated from the coding sequence ATGAGGGTGCGCGAAGCCTTCCACCTCTGGCTCCGGCAGCGCGGCGTGGAGCGCCTCTTCGGCAACCCGGGCTCCACCGAGGTGCCCATGCTGGTGGGGCTGCCCGCCCGCCTCCGCTTCACCCTCGGTCTCCAGGAGGCGGCCGTGGTGGCCATTTCCGACGGCTACGCGCAGGCGACGGGACGGCCGGCGCTGGTGGAGCTCCACGCCGCGCCGGGGCTGGGCAACGCCGTGGGGGCGCTCTTCACCGCGCGCAAGAACCGGACGCCGCTGGTGGTGGCCGTCGGCCAGCAGGACAGCCGCCACCTCCACCTGGAGCCGCTCCTGGCCGCCGACATGGCCGAGCTGGCGCGCGGCGCCGTCAAGGGCGTGCTGGAGCCGGCCCGCCCGGAAGACGTGGCGCCGGCCTTCGAGCGCGCCTGGCGGCTGGCCGGCTCGCCGCCGGCCGGCCCGGTACTGGTGGTGGTGCCGGCCGACTTCTGGGACGGGCCTGCGGAGGAGGGAGCGGCCGCCGCCGGCGAGGTGGAGGCGCCCGGGCCTCCGCCGGAGCGGGCCCTGGCGGCGCTGGCGGCGCGCCTCCGGGAGGCCGGGCGCCCGGCCCTGGTGGCGGGCGCCGGGCTGGAGAGGGCGGCGGCGGCCGGACTGGCGGTGGAGCTGGCGGAGCGGCTGCGGGCGGAGGTCTGGAGCGACCCGCTGGGGCCGCGCCAGGCCTTTCCCCGGGGGCATCCCCTCTACCGCGGCGACCTGGCGCCGGCGGCGCCGCGCATCGCGCAGGCGCTGGCGGGCCACGACGTGGTGGTGGTGCTGGGGGCGCCGGCCTTCCTCCTCTACCCCTACCAGCCGGGGCCGCTGCTGCCGCCGGGCAGCGAGCTCTGGCTCGTCACCGACGACCCGGAGGAAGCCTCGCGGGCACCGGCGGAGCGGGTACTCCTGGGCGGCCTGCACGCCTCCCTGGAGGCGCTTCTGGCAAGGTTGAGCGGCGGCGACGGGGGCGGGCGCCCGTCGGAGGGCGGCGGCGCCGCGCTGGCGGAGCGGGCGCGGCAGCGGGCCGAGGCGGCGCGGAGCCGGGCGCGGATGGGGGTGCCCTTCGTCCTGGAGGCGGTGCGGAGCTGGCTCGAGGCGGAGGCAGGCGGCGGCGCCGGCTGGCTGGTGGTCGACGAGGCGGTCTCCGCCAGCCCGCTGGTCCGTCGCTGGCTGGCGCTGGAGCCGGGGGGCTACTGGACGGCGGCCAGCGGCGGCCTGGGCTGGGGTGTGGGGGCGGCGGTGGGCGCCGCTCTGGCCCGCCCCGGCCGGCGGGTGGTGGCGGTGACGGGCGAAGGCGCCTTTCTCTACGCCCCGCAGGCGCTCTGGACCGCGGCCCGGGAGGGCGTGGCGCTGCCGGTGGTCGTCCTCGACAACGGCGGCTACGCCATCCTGAAAAGCTACGCCGCCGCCGCCTACCCCGGCCGCGAGGCGGAGACGCCCGGCCTGGAGCTGGGCGGCCTCGACCCCGTCCGCCTGGCGGAGGGGCTGGGCGGCGTCGGCGTGCGCGTGGAGGCGCCGGGCGAGCTGGCCCCGGCGCTGGCCGAGGCGGCGCGGGCGGAAGGCCCCTTCGTGGTCCACGTGGCCGTTGACCGGGCCGTGCCGCGGCTTTTCGACTGA